The following are encoded in a window of Candidatus Nitrosotalea sinensis genomic DNA:
- a CDS encoding GTP cyclohydrolase IIa: MIQITIIKITGYGPWTLTLGSDREHRLQILQAQLYKEIQNLFSQKNCLAFPNRFDEIFVITNGLSIDDHTEIQKQLIKLFDLGLSMSIGQGNTPLEASVNADKARRSKTSLNKDYDIFGLPMKEDADLVQIIHMDVDGSTSVSAKKSPYEVSSLVIKLYSEMSEFFLQKNSLAFFMGGDNFMIINSQANKNDITQFLEIIKQKYDISFNCGIGTAKTGRDAARLATQSLDKIRQLRDSGKKDTRILELTC, from the coding sequence ATGATACAGATAACTATAATCAAGATTACTGGATATGGTCCATGGACCCTAACTCTTGGTAGCGATAGAGAACACAGGCTACAGATACTCCAAGCACAATTATACAAAGAGATTCAAAATTTATTTTCTCAAAAGAATTGCCTTGCATTTCCAAATAGATTCGATGAAATATTTGTGATAACAAATGGCCTTTCAATAGATGATCATACTGAAATACAAAAACAATTGATAAAATTATTTGATTTGGGATTATCCATGTCTATAGGGCAAGGAAATACCCCTCTGGAGGCAAGTGTAAATGCAGACAAGGCAAGACGATCTAAAACAAGCCTGAACAAGGATTATGATATCTTTGGATTACCTATGAAAGAAGATGCGGATTTAGTTCAAATTATACATATGGATGTGGATGGCTCTACATCAGTTTCTGCAAAAAAATCTCCTTATGAGGTGTCATCACTTGTCATAAAACTATATTCCGAAATGTCTGAATTTTTCTTACAAAAAAATTCACTTGCATTTTTTATGGGTGGAGATAATTTTATGATAATAAATTCTCAAGCAAATAAAAATGACATAACTCAATTTCTTGAAATTATTAAACAAAAATATGATATCTCATTTAACTGTGGAATTGGAACTGCAAAGACAGGAAGAGATGCAGCAAGATTAGCTACTCAATCATTAGATAAGATTCGCCAACTCCGTGATTCTGGAAAAAAAGATACACGAATTCTTGAATTAACATGCTGA
- a CDS encoding amidohydrolase family protein — translation MLIKNISLLYGVELTYIQNTNVRISGKNIEQIGVKITPKKNEIVLDCEGILMMPGLINSHTHIGDSIAKDIGIDSDVEEKIHPVSGFKQKVLKNSTKSHLTSFIKNSCISMMKKGITSFIDFREGGLDGVSLLKNSSTDIPIRSIILGRAEYYQDVQSIKKNTPIPPYHIQHIQNLLMNCDGLGISGPNEFSNSALTSFAKTTKIRAIHSAETEESNQISKKITGKTETQRALLVKPNFLVHMTYASKKDLAMAVRNKASIVVCPRANGSLAEGIPDVDLMLEAGCNVAIGTDNVMINSPDVFREMDYLWKVSMGMKKKRLEAKDILKMATTNASNILGKKIGVVQNNKIADCIFIEKHSIDLEPMHNPHASIVQRASENTIRAVMYEGEIVYGKI, via the coding sequence ATGCTGATAAAAAACATCAGTCTTCTTTATGGTGTAGAACTAACTTATATACAAAATACAAACGTACGAATTTCAGGAAAAAACATTGAACAGATAGGTGTAAAGATCACTCCTAAAAAAAATGAGATCGTTCTTGATTGTGAGGGAATTTTAATGATGCCTGGGCTTATCAATTCTCATACTCATATTGGTGATTCAATAGCAAAAGATATTGGAATAGATTCTGATGTTGAAGAAAAAATACATCCGGTAAGTGGATTCAAACAAAAAGTATTGAAAAATTCTACTAAATCACATCTTACAAGTTTTATAAAAAATTCTTGTATCTCAATGATGAAGAAGGGTATAACCTCTTTCATTGATTTTAGAGAAGGTGGATTAGATGGAGTTAGTCTGTTGAAAAATTCATCTACTGATATTCCTATACGATCAATTATTCTAGGAAGGGCAGAATATTATCAAGATGTACAATCTATCAAAAAGAATACTCCTATACCACCATATCATATACAACATATTCAAAATCTCCTCATGAATTGTGATGGACTTGGAATCAGTGGTCCAAATGAATTTAGTAATTCTGCATTGACCTCTTTTGCCAAAACAACAAAGATTCGTGCAATACATTCTGCTGAAACTGAAGAAAGTAATCAAATATCAAAAAAAATTACTGGAAAAACCGAGACTCAGAGAGCACTACTGGTAAAACCTAACTTTCTTGTTCATATGACATATGCCTCAAAAAAAGATCTAGCAATGGCTGTACGAAATAAGGCAAGTATTGTTGTGTGTCCACGAGCAAACGGATCTCTTGCAGAAGGTATTCCTGATGTAGATCTAATGCTTGAGGCTGGATGTAATGTTGCAATTGGAACTGATAACGTCATGATAAACTCACCTGATGTGTTTAGAGAAATGGATTATTTGTGGAAGGTTTCAATGGGCATGAAGAAAAAAAGATTGGAAGCAAAAGATATACTCAAAATGGCTACCACTAATGCCTCAAACATCTTAGGTAAGAAAATAGGAGTTGTACAAAATAACAAAATAGCTGATTGCATATTTATAGAAAAACACTCTATTGATCTAGAGCCTATGCATAATCCACATGCATCAATAGTGCAAAGAGCCTCAGAAAATACCATAAGAGCAGTAATGTATGAAGGAGAAATAGTGTATGGTAAAATCTAG
- a CDS encoding 2,5-diamino-6-(ribosylamino)-4(3H)-pyrimidinone 5'-phosphate reductase, with protein sequence MVKSRPYVIISAAISIDGKIATNTGRSNLSSKKDLIRIHGLRKSVDAILVGKNTVQTDDPLLTVRYVKGKSPIRIILDPRGKSSAKSKVIMTATKIPTIIVTLENVSKNDEKFIAHGVQMIKCGKKIINLKKLLQILKKQGINKILVEGGGTTNWYFLKQQLVDEIIVTVAPYIVGGRTAISFVEGKGFTKISNSFKLKKIQRMQNELVLYYVT encoded by the coding sequence ATGGTAAAATCTAGACCTTATGTGATAATTAGTGCTGCAATTAGTATTGATGGAAAGATAGCAACTAACACTGGTAGATCAAATCTCTCATCCAAGAAAGATTTGATTCGAATTCATGGTTTACGAAAGAGTGTTGATGCAATACTTGTAGGAAAAAATACTGTACAAACAGATGACCCATTACTTACAGTACGTTATGTAAAGGGGAAAAGCCCGATTAGAATTATTCTTGATCCTAGAGGGAAATCATCCGCTAAATCAAAAGTAATAATGACTGCAACCAAAATTCCGACTATTATTGTAACATTAGAAAATGTTTCAAAAAATGATGAAAAATTTATTGCACATGGAGTTCAGATGATAAAATGCGGAAAAAAAATAATTAATTTAAAAAAACTATTGCAAATTCTAAAAAAACAAGGAATAAACAAAATACTAGTAGAAGGAGGTGGAACTACGAATTGGTATTTTCTCAAACAACAACTTGTAGATGAAATTATAGTTACTGTTGCACCATATATTGTTGGAGGTAGAACTGCAATCTCTTTTGTAGAAGGTAAAGGCTTTACAAAAATATCAAATTCATTTAAACTAAAAAAAATACAGAGAATGCAAAATGAGCTAGTTTTATACTATGTTACCTAG
- a CDS encoding transcription factor yields the protein MSVEHEDPFVKIAALIGGDEYLKVARSLLNTEDATDEEIASSTGLRINIVRKVLYDLFGKALITGIRVKDEKKGWFVYRWRARKDEVDNFIENQKKKIVERLQQRLDYENSADFYHCGNEDCQKLTFEKALDLSFKCPTCGKLVNLSKNEKLKKALQGKIDQLRDDLKH from the coding sequence ATGTCAGTTGAACATGAAGATCCCTTTGTAAAAATTGCTGCTTTAATTGGTGGAGATGAATACCTAAAGGTTGCACGTTCTCTTCTCAATACAGAGGATGCTACAGACGAAGAGATAGCAAGTTCTACAGGACTGAGAATAAACATAGTTAGAAAAGTATTGTATGACCTTTTTGGAAAAGCACTGATAACAGGTATACGAGTCAAGGATGAAAAGAAAGGATGGTTTGTTTATAGGTGGAGAGCAAGAAAAGATGAAGTAGATAATTTCATTGAGAATCAAAAAAAGAAAATTGTGGAAAGATTACAACAAAGATTAGATTATGAAAATTCAGCAGACTTTTATCATTGTGGTAATGAGGACTGTCAAAAATTAACTTTTGAAAAAGCTCTTGATCTTTCATTCAAATGTCCTACTTGTGGAAAATTAGTCAATCTATCAAAGAATGAAAAACTCAAGAAAGCATTACAAGGAAAGATAGATCAGCTACGTGATGATCTGAAACACTAG
- a CDS encoding tRNA (cytidine(56)-2'-O)-methyltransferase, whose product MMIEVLRIGTRLVRDDRVTTHVTLVSRAFGASKIYMYDANPEIKETVSKVNKMWGGDFEVEIIENWKDVIKLRKKDGYKVIHLTMYGENINDVQEQIRKEEKLLVVVGAEKVPREAYDMADYNVAIGNQPHSEISALAILLDRVSQGHQLQKKYSGGEREIIPTKKGKKVIDKTTI is encoded by the coding sequence ATGATGATTGAAGTTCTTCGTATAGGAACACGACTTGTCAGAGATGACAGGGTAACTACACATGTTACTCTTGTATCAAGAGCATTTGGAGCATCAAAGATATACATGTATGATGCAAATCCGGAGATTAAAGAAACTGTTTCCAAAGTAAACAAGATGTGGGGTGGTGATTTTGAAGTAGAAATCATCGAGAATTGGAAAGATGTCATAAAATTAAGAAAAAAAGATGGTTACAAAGTGATTCATTTAACAATGTATGGTGAAAATATCAACGATGTACAAGAACAAATAAGAAAAGAAGAGAAACTTCTAGTTGTAGTAGGTGCAGAAAAAGTTCCTAGAGAGGCATACGATATGGCTGATTATAATGTTGCAATAGGAAATCAACCTCATTCAGAGATTTCCGCTCTTGCGATATTACTTGACAGGGTATCACAAGGGCACCAACTTCAGAAAAAGTATTCAGGTGGAGAACGTGAAATAATACCTACAAAAAAAGGAAAAAAAGTAATAGACAAAACTACAATCTAA
- the hflX gene encoding GTPase HflX, whose product MLKDSAILITYDNKDSLKEALGLCDAAGYEVRKIIQQRILNKSKYGLGEGKVEEIKEMLGSIKPDVIIFDEILKPSQNYNLASTLKTNILDREALILEIFERRAKSSESTLQVKMAQLRYEMSRAKEKVRLAKMGEQPGFMGIGKFEVDIYFNDIKNRMNNVKTKLAKSSTQRALHRQARKRFGFRTVSLAGYTSAGKTTLFNVLTGEEREESPKLFTTLSTTTRKITLKNLEVLISDTVGFISRLPAYMVQAFKSTLEELVYTDVVIVVIDVSDTSLELRKKFKSCISTLDEIGVNKDKMIFALNKSDLTSKEEIMEKANLLGLSDNKRWLAISSTTGFNISQLKTLIYQALDNTPLFEQKNEISKPKIRIDYDD is encoded by the coding sequence ATGTTGAAAGATTCTGCAATTCTCATTACTTATGATAACAAAGATTCACTAAAAGAAGCACTAGGATTATGTGATGCGGCAGGTTATGAAGTGCGCAAAATCATACAACAGAGAATTTTAAACAAATCAAAGTATGGACTTGGAGAAGGCAAAGTAGAAGAAATAAAGGAGATGCTAGGCAGCATTAAACCCGATGTCATAATATTTGATGAAATACTCAAGCCAAGCCAAAATTACAATTTAGCATCCACTTTAAAGACGAATATTCTAGATAGAGAAGCTCTAATTCTTGAGATCTTTGAGCGTAGAGCAAAAAGTTCAGAATCCACCTTACAGGTAAAGATGGCTCAACTCAGATATGAAATGTCAAGGGCCAAAGAGAAAGTGAGGTTGGCAAAGATGGGGGAACAACCAGGATTTATGGGCATAGGAAAATTTGAGGTGGACATTTATTTTAACGACATTAAAAATAGAATGAACAATGTAAAAACAAAATTAGCAAAATCATCAACACAACGAGCTCTTCACAGACAAGCAAGAAAGAGATTTGGGTTCAGGACAGTTTCTCTTGCAGGATATACATCTGCAGGAAAAACCACTCTCTTTAATGTTCTTACAGGAGAAGAAAGAGAAGAAAGCCCAAAACTTTTCACTACTCTTTCTACAACTACAAGAAAGATTACTCTGAAAAACTTGGAGGTCTTGATTTCAGATACAGTAGGTTTCATTAGTAGACTTCCGGCATACATGGTACAAGCATTCAAGTCAACTCTTGAAGAACTTGTTTATACAGATGTTGTCATAGTGGTTATAGATGTTAGTGATACAAGTTTGGAATTACGAAAAAAATTTAAAAGTTGTATATCGACATTAGATGAAATCGGTGTCAATAAAGACAAAATGATTTTTGCTCTTAACAAATCAGATTTGACATCAAAAGAAGAAATCATGGAAAAGGCAAATCTATTGGGTCTATCAGACAATAAGAGATGGCTAGCAATATCATCAACAACAGGATTTAATATTTCACAGTTAAAGACATTGATTTATCAAGCATTAGATAACACACCATTATTTGAGCAGAAAAATGAAATATCAAAGCCAAAAATTAGAATAGATTATGATGATTGA
- a CDS encoding phosphate uptake regulator PhoU, whose amino-acid sequence MVVNEEMRKIQFTGKSSYIVSLPKQWIMEMGLKQGDQVSVVRQGVSNLQIVPLKHHNKPIGTEEATIEIKPEDEDSTIVRKLISLYLLGFTIINVKSKIGRLKPSQRNSIKDAVKSILMGTEITADSIEGITIQVLINLFELSVDGALKRMLIIAKSMLNDALLSQEEANFDLAKEVINSDDEVDRFSFYIMRQLKIAIQNEHMLSEMGMESPYHCLGYRLIVKNIERVGDHATEIAKDLLGYKKPIKKTVLEPIHEMNHFTLTVLDEACLSLFKKDANQAEQTVQKSSEIVKYEKKIQDSLRSLKDTEEIYRVRRMSENIRRISEYASDIAEIVLDVTIEKTLRKQ is encoded by the coding sequence ATGGTAGTAAATGAAGAAATGCGAAAAATACAATTCACAGGCAAGTCTTCGTACATTGTTTCATTACCAAAACAATGGATAATGGAAATGGGTTTGAAACAAGGAGACCAGGTTTCTGTAGTAAGACAAGGAGTTTCAAATTTACAAATAGTACCATTGAAACATCACAACAAACCAATAGGTACTGAAGAAGCTACAATTGAGATTAAACCAGAAGATGAAGATTCCACAATTGTTAGGAAGTTAATATCACTTTACCTGTTGGGATTTACCATAATCAATGTAAAATCAAAAATTGGAAGACTGAAACCTTCTCAAAGAAATTCCATAAAAGATGCAGTAAAGAGCATTTTGATGGGAACTGAGATCACTGCAGATTCTATTGAAGGCATAACTATTCAAGTACTCATTAATTTGTTTGAGCTTTCAGTAGATGGTGCATTAAAGAGAATGTTGATAATAGCAAAATCCATGTTAAATGATGCATTACTTTCTCAAGAAGAAGCAAATTTTGATTTAGCAAAAGAAGTCATAAACAGTGATGATGAAGTTGATAGATTCAGTTTTTACATAATGCGACAACTAAAGATAGCTATACAGAATGAACATATGTTAAGTGAAATGGGAATGGAAAGTCCATATCACTGCTTAGGATATAGACTAATAGTAAAAAATATTGAGCGAGTAGGAGATCATGCTACAGAGATAGCAAAAGATTTACTAGGATATAAGAAACCTATCAAGAAAACAGTATTAGAACCAATACATGAGATGAATCACTTTACCTTAACAGTCTTAGATGAAGCATGCTTATCTTTATTTAAAAAAGATGCTAATCAAGCAGAACAAACAGTACAGAAATCATCAGAAATTGTAAAATATGAGAAAAAGATTCAAGATAGTCTCAGATCATTAAAGGACACCGAGGAAATCTACAGAGTTAGAAGAATGAGTGAGAATATACGAAGGATATCAGAATATGCAAGTGATATAGCAGAAATTGTACTAGATGTAACAATAGAGAAAACTCTGCGAAAGCAATAA
- a CDS encoding PUA domain-containing protein, translating into MDSVLKIKCTLDALFGQGVSKCLPKDVTISYSKNTGRIKHVFQNDVLLCTLRTDGGLAITPYFAQILLKSKKFKENCLEIDDESKAFVQQGSSVFCKHVTWCGKNILIGGDVPILHNGKVIAVGKAVLSTRMIKSFKKGVAIKIRDSLKSLDSGV; encoded by the coding sequence ATGGATTCTGTACTAAAAATCAAGTGTACTCTTGATGCGCTCTTTGGACAGGGAGTCTCAAAATGTCTTCCGAAAGATGTAACTATTTCTTATTCTAAAAATACAGGACGAATAAAGCATGTATTTCAAAATGATGTACTACTCTGTACTCTTAGAACCGATGGGGGACTTGCTATTACGCCTTATTTCGCACAAATTTTGTTAAAAAGCAAGAAATTCAAAGAAAATTGTCTTGAAATTGATGATGAATCAAAGGCATTTGTTCAACAGGGGAGCTCTGTTTTCTGTAAGCATGTTACTTGGTGTGGAAAAAATATACTGATTGGAGGAGATGTGCCTATTCTGCATAACGGCAAAGTAATTGCGGTTGGTAAAGCAGTATTATCCACAAGAATGATCAAGTCATTTAAGAAAGGTGTAGCAATAAAGATCAGAGATAGTTTAAAAAGTCTAGACAGCGGAGTATGA
- a CDS encoding nascent polypeptide-associated complex protein — protein sequence MMRGGNREMRRMLDKMGLEMKDIQNVQEVIIKTDTKEIIIVKPSVTEMKAKDNSIFQVIAESYEERELEVPIFSQDDIMLVAQQANVSPEKATQALTEAKGDLARAILLLTTK from the coding sequence ATGATGCGTGGCGGAAATCGCGAAATGCGAAGAATGTTGGACAAAATGGGTCTTGAAATGAAGGATATCCAAAATGTTCAAGAAGTCATAATAAAAACAGACACAAAAGAGATTATCATTGTAAAACCGTCTGTCACAGAAATGAAAGCAAAAGATAATTCTATTTTTCAAGTAATTGCAGAAAGCTATGAAGAAAGAGAACTTGAAGTGCCTATCTTTAGTCAGGATGACATAATGCTTGTTGCACAACAAGCCAACGTGTCTCCTGAAAAAGCAACTCAAGCTCTGACTGAAGCAAAAGGAGATCTTGCAAGAGCAATACTTCTATTGACGACTAAATGA
- a CDS encoding UbiD family decarboxylase: MTWDMRGYLDILDKKGELAVIKKKVSTKFEIAAVTSKVDGSKALLFENVRDTKFRVVSNLVGTRKRFAYAVGSTEDKIHTKVISAIKHASKPKLIPKAKFMENQSRDLFTLPIITHFEKEPGPFITSSIIYTKNQEMGTQNSSFNRLLRIDEKHFSIRMVEGRHLHRTFVHAKEHGEDLKVAISIGVHPAISIAGAYQADWGKDELEIANELLDKKLTLSKLPYSQMSVPSESEIIIEGKILQDKTHKEWMVEMLRTYDFKREQPVFELERIYFRDNPIFHDILAGFGEHQLLMGMPIEAKINKELKHVLPQTKNVVLTEGGCKWLHAVIQISKKHESDPKKAIDATFAAHRSLKNVVVVDDDIDPSDPVAVEYAMATRFQADTDLVIIPKVRGSSLDPSSDQKNLLTTKMGVDATKSFSKRSEGFEIAKIPGADKLSLKNYIK, from the coding sequence ATGACTTGGGATATGAGGGGCTATCTAGATATTCTGGACAAAAAGGGTGAATTGGCAGTAATAAAAAAGAAAGTCTCAACTAAATTTGAGATTGCTGCTGTGACTTCCAAGGTGGACGGTTCAAAAGCACTTTTGTTTGAAAATGTCCGAGATACTAAATTTCGTGTGGTCTCAAACTTGGTTGGAACCAGAAAAAGATTTGCATATGCAGTAGGTTCTACCGAAGACAAAATACACACAAAAGTAATTTCTGCTATAAAACATGCATCAAAACCGAAACTTATCCCAAAAGCAAAGTTCATGGAAAACCAATCACGAGATCTATTTACACTTCCAATAATCACACATTTTGAAAAGGAACCTGGTCCCTTTATCACATCTTCAATCATATATACAAAAAACCAAGAAATGGGTACACAGAACTCTTCATTTAACAGATTATTGAGAATTGATGAAAAACACTTCTCAATAAGAATGGTTGAAGGTAGGCATCTTCACAGGACTTTTGTTCATGCAAAAGAACATGGTGAAGACCTGAAAGTTGCCATATCTATAGGTGTACATCCAGCAATTTCAATAGCGGGAGCATATCAAGCAGATTGGGGAAAAGATGAACTTGAGATTGCAAATGAATTGCTTGACAAAAAACTTACTCTCTCAAAATTACCATATTCCCAAATGAGTGTACCTTCAGAATCTGAAATAATAATTGAGGGAAAAATTCTCCAGGACAAGACTCACAAAGAATGGATGGTAGAAATGCTTCGTACATATGATTTCAAAAGAGAACAACCTGTTTTTGAACTTGAGAGAATTTACTTTAGAGATAATCCTATATTTCATGATATATTGGCAGGTTTTGGAGAACATCAATTACTCATGGGAATGCCTATTGAAGCAAAAATAAACAAGGAACTAAAACATGTCCTACCACAAACCAAGAATGTAGTTCTCACAGAAGGTGGCTGTAAATGGCTACATGCAGTAATTCAAATCTCAAAGAAACACGAATCTGATCCAAAAAAAGCAATTGATGCTACTTTTGCAGCCCACCGTTCACTTAAGAATGTGGTAGTTGTAGATGATGACATTGATCCGTCAGATCCTGTTGCTGTAGAATATGCAATGGCTACAAGGTTTCAAGCGGATACAGATCTAGTGATAATACCAAAAGTACGAGGTTCGAGCCTAGATCCATCAAGTGATCAAAAAAATCTTCTTACTACTAAAATGGGTGTAGATGCAACAAAATCATTCTCAAAGAGATCAGAAGGATTTGAGATTGCAAAGATTCCCGGTGCTGATAAATTATCATTAAAAAATTACATTAAATAA
- a CDS encoding heme o synthase, whose translation MLTTKASSRIKVYYEVTKPKIWYLLVFTAIGAALTASNLYHIPISPLTWILVTGGVIAGSAAANTLTNYNDRDIDAIMERTKERPIPSRRIYPAKKALYFGLILAAISLVCAFAINTWAGIFMAFGLADNILVYSKLLKRRSRTNIVLGGFSGGAPAMIGYVAVTTTGLWDLGLVMAGLVFVWIPMHIWSLTLHVKEDYNKVNVPMLTAVESEKTSVRVIAGTTLMMVLFSILPFFMVGTSGKHLFHEVYLYTAIVSGAIMFALSVWLLVKPSEKASWTLFKFSSPYLAILFIALMIDSAL comes from the coding sequence GTGCTAACAACAAAAGCTAGTTCAAGAATTAAGGTATACTACGAGGTTACCAAACCAAAGATATGGTATCTCCTTGTTTTCACTGCAATAGGAGCAGCCCTCACGGCATCGAATTTGTATCATATTCCAATATCACCTCTAACTTGGATTTTGGTTACAGGGGGTGTAATTGCAGGTTCTGCAGCAGCAAATACGCTAACAAACTACAATGATAGAGACATAGATGCAATAATGGAACGAACTAAGGAAAGACCCATTCCAAGTAGAAGAATTTACCCAGCCAAAAAGGCATTATATTTCGGATTAATACTTGCTGCAATTTCTCTAGTATGCGCCTTTGCCATTAATACATGGGCGGGAATTTTTATGGCATTTGGATTAGCAGATAACATTTTGGTTTACAGTAAACTTCTCAAAAGAAGAAGTAGAACAAATATTGTTCTAGGAGGATTTTCTGGAGGAGCTCCTGCAATGATTGGATATGTTGCTGTGACAACCACTGGACTATGGGATTTGGGATTAGTAATGGCAGGATTAGTTTTTGTCTGGATTCCTATGCACATATGGAGCCTTACATTACATGTAAAAGAAGATTATAACAAAGTTAATGTGCCAATGTTGACCGCAGTCGAATCAGAAAAGACGTCAGTTCGTGTAATTGCAGGAACTACGTTAATGATGGTTCTCTTCAGCATACTTCCATTTTTCATGGTAGGGACATCTGGAAAACATCTCTTTCATGAGGTATACCTGTACACTGCAATTGTGTCAGGCGCAATAATGTTTGCACTAAGTGTTTGGCTTCTTGTAAAACCATCAGAGAAAGCATCATGGACACTATTCAAATTTTCAAGCCCATATCTTGCAATATTGTTTATTGCATTAATGATTGATTCTGCACTTTGA
- a CDS encoding Lrp/AsnC family transcriptional regulator, producing the protein MTKVDDLDMIILSELSQDANISVPRISKKINVNSSVVYSRIKRLIKRKLIERFTIVVNDRELGYTVKALTGINMDSKMRDNVIEELMKIPEVREISEVTGRFDIIVTMYAKNLDEMHRLISERLGRIQGVQRSESFIEMKRTTKPMPYKPAK; encoded by the coding sequence ATGACAAAAGTTGATGATTTAGATATGATAATTTTATCAGAATTATCACAGGATGCCAACATATCAGTTCCGAGAATCTCAAAAAAGATCAATGTAAACTCATCTGTAGTATACAGTCGAATTAAGAGATTAATTAAGAGAAAACTCATTGAACGTTTTACCATAGTAGTAAATGATAGAGAATTAGGTTACACGGTAAAAGCACTTACCGGAATTAACATGGACTCTAAGATGAGAGATAATGTAATCGAAGAATTAATGAAGATTCCAGAGGTAAGAGAAATTTCCGAGGTTACGGGTAGATTCGATATAATTGTGACCATGTATGCTAAAAATCTAGATGAGATGCACCGACTGATATCTGAGAGACTTGGGCGAATTCAAGGAGTTCAGCGTTCCGAGAGCTTTATTGAGATGAAAAGAACTACAAAACCCATGCCTTACAAACCTGCAAAATAA
- the asd gene encoding aspartate-semialdehyde dehydrogenase, which translates to MKRVAIIGVTGAVGQEFVLALNKHPWFEVKQIAASERSAKKKFEDAIRDPNTGILRWHLREPIPDYVKNMTIDAVDDINPENFDLIFSSVESEAARDIETKFAKHVPVISTSAAYRYEADVPILIPGINDDHIGLLDIQKKNRGWKGFVAPLPNCTTTGLAITMKPLLDKFGAQKIIMTSMQAMSGAGRSPGVSALDITDNIIPYIPKEEDKVRLETGKILGKLVDGKIDPAKMKVSCTCTRVPVLDGHTESVFVETATHVDPETVKKAMKEFSNSVSVTGLPSAPKEYLMVNEDPTRPQPRLDREINEGMTTVVGRLREDTVFDNGIKYVLFSHNEKMGSAKGAVLLAEMLYKKGYI; encoded by the coding sequence ATGAAACGTGTAGCGATAATAGGAGTTACTGGCGCAGTAGGCCAGGAATTTGTTCTTGCATTAAATAAACATCCATGGTTTGAGGTTAAGCAGATAGCGGCATCAGAGAGATCAGCCAAGAAAAAGTTTGAGGATGCAATAAGAGACCCAAATACCGGCATCTTGAGATGGCACTTGCGTGAGCCTATTCCAGATTATGTAAAAAACATGACAATAGACGCAGTAGATGACATTAATCCAGAGAATTTTGATTTAATCTTCAGTTCTGTAGAAAGCGAAGCGGCAAGAGACATTGAAACAAAATTTGCAAAGCATGTACCAGTCATAAGTACTTCTGCCGCTTACAGATACGAAGCAGATGTACCAATATTAATTCCAGGAATAAATGATGATCATATAGGATTGCTAGATATTCAAAAAAAGAATAGAGGTTGGAAGGGATTTGTTGCACCATTACCAAATTGTACAACAACAGGACTTGCAATCACAATGAAACCACTTTTGGACAAATTTGGCGCTCAAAAGATAATCATGACATCTATGCAAGCAATGTCAGGAGCAGGTAGATCACCTGGTGTATCAGCATTAGACATTACTGATAACATCATTCCATACATACCAAAAGAAGAGGACAAGGTTAGACTAGAAACGGGAAAGATACTTGGTAAACTGGTAGATGGAAAGATTGATCCAGCAAAGATGAAGGTAAGTTGTACATGTACAAGGGTTCCAGTATTAGATGGTCATACTGAGAGTGTTTTCGTTGAAACTGCCACACATGTGGATCCTGAAACAGTAAAGAAAGCAATGAAAGAATTCTCAAACAGCGTGAGTGTAACAGGTTTACCATCAGCCCCAAAAGAGTACTTGATGGTAAATGAAGATCCCACAAGGCCACAGCCAAGACTTGATAGAGAGATAAACGAAGGAATGACTACAGTGGTAGGAAGATTAAGAGAAGATACAGTATTTGATAATGGAATCAAGTATGTATTATTCTCACATAATGAAAAAATGGGTTCTGCAAAAGGAGCAGTTCTCTTAGCGGAAATGCTATACAAGAAAGGCTACATATAG